Part of the Rhizobium sp. WYJ-E13 genome is shown below.
GGGCGGAGCCTATGGCGAGGGACTTGCTCCAGACGGTTCCGGCTATTCCTGCAATGTCGACATCGCGATTGCCGGCTTCGAGCGCGCCGTCGAGGATATGGATGCAGTCGTGCGCCATCTGCGCGAGCGGCCCGATGTGGATGAGAGCCGCCTTGTCATCGCCGGCGTCTCGCGCGGAGGCATCCTGTCGATCGCCTATGCGGGCATGCGCCCGGCGACCTTCCGGGGGGCCGTCAATTTCAACGGCGGCTGGCTCGGCCGAGGATGCGCCAACCACGAAATCGTCAACCCGCGCCTCTTCGAACGCGGAGCGCCGGCCGGGATTTCGACCCTCTGGCTGCACGGCACGCATGACCAGTATTATCGGATCGAACACTGCCGGGGAAATTTCGAAAGGTTCCGCGCGGCGGGCGGACAGGGCAAATTCATTGCGGCGACCGCAGGCCATGCCCTGATGTTCAAGCCGGCATTGTGGTCGAGCCATCTCGATCAATACATGGATAGTCTGTAACCACTGTTCTTAGGCCGCAAGCAGGGTCGTAACCCCTCCCTTTGTCGACGCGATGTGGGCCGCGGATCGTGACAACCAAAGAAGCAAAACGCGATACTCAGCAGCGATGGGGGAGCCGGGCCAGCACGGTGCTGATCCTGACCCGGTGATCGAGGTGAACTCCTCGTCGTAATCCTCTGCGATTTAAGGATTATCCTGAATCGCAGCCTTATTGCTGCTGCTGCGCCGGCGGCGGGGTGCCGATCTTTTCCAGAACCTTCTTCGCGAGAGCCGGGTCGCTCTGTGCGGCCGTCAGGATCGACGAGTATTCCTCGACAGAGATGTCCTTGGAGGCCTCGACGGTGTCGACCATCTGCTTCTTGGCTTCTTCCTGCAGCTTTTGTTTCGCAGCCTCGTCCTTCGTCGCGCCGATTTTGGCCGAATATTCCTTCCTGACCCTGTCGACCTGCAGATAGGCGACGGCAAAGGCCTCGATTTTCTGATCGCTGACGGGGGCGGCTGCACCATCGTCGCCGCTCTGCCCCTGCATCGGCGTCTGCCCCTGCATCGGCGCCTGGCCCTGCGCCGGCGGCTGCTGTTGCGCCTGGGCCATATCCTCGGCGGATGCCGGGCTGAAAGCAAGCAGGCAGAAGACCGCAGCGCTCATCGTTGCGACGGGTGTGTAACGAGTGATCATGGTCATTCCTTTTCACGTGCATGATTTGATCGGCAGCAGGACCGCCTCGGTCGATCGCTTAGCCGCTTGAGGCTGGCGAGGTCGCAACGATGGACCTTTAAGAGGGCACGGTGCGGCGGTGGCGGGGCAATTTGCTGACGATTGAGCGGCGGCTTTGTGACCTGGATCGCGATCGACGGTGCTTTCGTCCGTCATGCCTGCGTTCAACCTCTCATACCGTCTCATACTCCTTTTGGAGCAGAAATGGACGGAACGATAATTTTCCGTACGCGAAGATAAGGACAATTGCGTCCCATGGCTGTATTTAAATAGCCACGGTCAATTCCTGAACGAAGACGGAAGAGACCAGAATATTTTCACCTGCCAGCGCCGCGAAGAGACGGAGCAATTCCAGGTGAAACGGCGTTAATTCAAGAAGAAACAGAGAATACGAGGAGGACGGCCATGAACTGTCCGGGAAACATCCGTGTGTGTTCTGCATAGGCTTCGGCCTATTGTGGAGCCTCTTCGCCACACAACCCGCAGCCGCTAAAAGAATACTTATAACCGGCTGCACAGGCCTCCTCGATCTCTCAGCTGGGGGGAGGATTGAGGCGCTCGATGGCAAGGCCATGTGTGACGAAGCGAGGGGTTGCGCGCAAGTTCAGGCGCTTGAGTCGATGCGTAGGAGCCTGATGCTGACGCGCAACCCCATTCTATCGAAACTGGAGAATTCTGATGCGAGCTGCCCTCTCATGGGCAAACGGAGGCTAAGATGATTACGACCGAAGACCAGAACCACATCGAATTGAGAGAGACTGCGAACTGCAGAAGGGACGTCGAAATCGCAATGATGGGAATGCTCACCAATCTGCAGAAACATGGATGGTCAGCAGCGGAATTGGCGCTCGCGCTTGCCGATGCCTCGGAAGAGCTCGTGATGCTGATCGCCAGCAAGACGGTGAGATCGAACTAAAGCATGTCGCGCAAAAGTGTGTCGCGGTTTTGCGGCAACGACATGCGTAAAAACTGACGAAAGCGGCGAGTTCGTCGTATCGCGCTGCGATACGACGCCGCTGTTTGAGCCTGGCAGACACGTCTATCGCGCTGCGAAATCAACCCTTCATTATGAGCGCGCGCCCGATAGGTTTGGGAGGCTCGCTGCGTAAAACGATCGCAGTGTTGACCGAACCGTAGCGGGCAATGGCATCGACGATGCTTTCAAGCTCCGCCGGTGATGGCACGATGACTTTCAGGTGGAAGCAATCTTCTCCCGTCAGCCTGAAAACCTCGATGACCTCGGGCATTTCCGAAAACTGCTTCAGGCAGGTCTTGATATATTCGTGCGTGGTGCGCAGGCGGATGATCGCCATCATTCCGAGCCCGACCGAAGCAGGATCGATGACAGCCCTGTAGCCGCTGATGATGCCGCGTTCTTCAAGCCGCTTCAGCCGTTCTGAGGCCGCCGGCTGAGAGAGGCCGACCCTTCTTCCAAGTTCGGAAACGCTGATGCGCCCGTCGCCCTGCAAGGTTTCGATCATGGCAATGTCGGTCGGATCGAGTTCGGCACGACTATCGAAAGTTTTTGCCATCGACCTTGAATCCATCGGTTTACGGTGAACTTTTCCGATGAATGCCAATTTATCCTGTCGGAGTAAACGGTCATGTTGACGCCGTAACCACGAGAGGCGAAGCATGACCCAGATCATTCACCTGCCGGGCATCGGCAATTCCGGCGCGCTCCATTGGCAAAGCCGTTGGGAGAGCGCCGATCCCTCCATCCGCCGTTTCGACCCTGCGAGCTGGGACGAGCCGAATCTTTCCGACTGGATCGCGGCACTGGAGCAGGCCGTGCGTGCGGCGCGAACACCGCCCGTTCTGGTGGCCCACAGCCTCGCCTGCCTGCTCGTTGCCCATTGGCATGAGGTTTCCGATCTGCCGATCAAGGGGGCAATTCTGGTCGCCGTGCCGGATCCGGCGTCTCCGGCTTTTCCCGCGCAGGCGGCAAGCTTCGCAGAGGCACCCCGGACGCGCTTTCGATTTCCCTCTCTCATCGTGGCAAGTGCCGATGATCCCTATGGTTCGCTGCCCTATGCCGAGATGCGGGCAGAGCAATGGGGAAGCGCGTTGACGGTGATCGGTGCGGCAGGCCACATCAACGGCCAAAGCGAACTTGGCGATTGGCCGGAAGGCCTGGCGCTCGTGAGAAACTTCGCGGGCCGCCTGTAGCCCGCGTCGCTCGATTGACAATTTTTGAAAATTTGCCCTTCTTGTCGTGTCTCAATCTCAACTGAAAGAGACACCAATGCACAAATCCTTCTATGCTTCCCAAAGCGTCTACTCGGAACCTGGCCGCTATCGCGAAACCTTGATGCGCGGTGGCGTCGAGCCTCAGTCAATTGCCCGGTGGATCAGCTCGTTCATGCAGCATCCTCGCGGCGCCAAGTCCGAAGAACGAGGCTTCAAACCTGAACAGGCCGCCGATCTGGAGCTTCGTTCGGTGGCGGAGATTCTGGCTGTCGCCGTAAAACGCAATTTGCTTGACGGCGTTTCCGCACAGCACAAGGTCGGCGGCGTATGCCGGGATTTCGCGATACTGGCGGTTAGTCGATTTCGTGAGCGCGGCACCCCGGCTCGCCTCCGTGTCGGGTTTGCCGATTATCTGGCGCCTGGGCATTGGGAAGATCATTGGCTTTGCGAATGGCATGACGGCACGCGTTGGAAACGGCTCGATGTGGAGTTTGCAGCGATCGGGGGAGTTTCCTTCGATACGCTGGACGTGCCGCGCGAGCGGTTCCTGACGGCAACCGAGGCATGGTTTCGGATCAAGGACGAGCCGGAGATCGCCTCCCGATTTGGCGTGTCGAGCCTCGGCCTTAGCGGGGAGTGGTTCGTCGCGGGAAGCCTGCTTCGAGAAATGGCAGCCTTGCGTAAGCTGGAACTGAAACCGTGGGATTACTGGGGTCCATCAAAGGACCTCTCCCCAGTTTCACCCGAGTTGTCGCATCAGGCGCGGACAACGTTCGACCAACTCGCTTCACGGCTCAGGACCGTCAGTGTCGATGGGGAGGACGAGCCGGAGGCTTTAGCGGACTGGCCTTTACCAGAGGAGGTTATCAGCTTTCCACAAGGCGAGGCTGTAGCTGTCGTATTGCGCAGTTTATAATACTCGCCACGTTGCAGGTTTCGGGGGTTTCGCGACATCGGCAGCTATACGGGACGGAACTGCCGTTGATTGCGGTTCTCTGAACGTCGTTCGCGCAATCACCAAAATACGGCAATTGGCTGCGGCAGGTCTTGCTTATCCTCATCACGGCAGCAGCAGGAGGCTCCCCGCCGACCGGCCCGTCTCCATCACCTCATGCGCCTTCGCAACCTCCGCCAAGCCGTATTCGGCTGATATCTCGCAGACGATGCCCCTTTCCATCGCGGCGATGGCCGCTTCGGCCGCCTCGCGGTAGCGGCCGGTATCGGCGCACCAGGCCATGATGCTCGGATGCGAGAGCGATTTGCCCGGCCGAAGCTCTTCGACGGCAACGGGCGGGATGGGGCCGGCGGCCTGGCCGATGGTGACGGCGGTGCCGAAGGGGCGCACGGCGCGGATGCTCTTCAAGAGCATGTCGCCGCCGATACCGTCACAGGCGACATCGACGCCGTTTCCGCCCGTCAGCCGCTTCACTTCGGCGACGATATCGGCCCCTCGCCCGACGATCAGGTGATCGGCGCCATAGGATGTGGCAAGGGCCGCCTTCTGGGGCGAACTGACCGTGCCGATGACAGTGGCATCAAGCGACTTCGCCAGGCGCACGAGAATGCTGCCAAGCCCGCCGGCGGCCGCATGGATCAGCACGGTGCTGCCGTCGGCGACATGGGTGACCTTCTTCATGAGCATGTAGGCGGTCATGCCCTTGAGCAGCGAGCCTGCGGCCACTTTCACCGAGACCGCATCGGGAAGCGCAATCACCCTCTCGGCTGGCATGATCCTGGTGGAGGCATAGGCGCCGACCGGCGGGCCGGCATAGGCAACGCGGTCACCCGGCGAAAACGCCGTGACATCGGGGCCGACCTCTTCCACGACGCCCGCCGCCTCCACGCCGATGACGGCGGGATAGGAGGGCAGCGCGTAGAGCCCCTTGCGGTGATAGACATCGAGGAAATTGGTGCCGATGGCCTGATGACGGACCTTGATCTCGCCTGCAGCGGGGGATTGCGGCGGCTGATCCTGCAGCCGGAACTGGGTGATGTCGCCGGGGCCATTCAGCAGGACCATCTGGTCGGTCATCGTTCGATTTCCTTTGTGGGAGCTCCGTTACAGGAAGACAAACTAGCCGGTGGCCTTATGCGTGAAAATTCCCTATTGTCGCACAATGATTGGGAAGAAATTCACACATATAGACTGGGACGACATCAGGCATTTCCTGGCGCTGGCGCAGGCCGGAACCCTCCTCGGGGCGGCACGGCAGATCGGCGTCGAGCACGCGACGGTCAGCCGGCGCGTCAGCGCGCTCGAAAAGAACCTCGGCCGCAAGCTCGTCGACCGCCGCGGGCGGCGCATCGTCCTGACCGCCGATGGCGAAGAGGTCGCGAGGCACGCGGCCCTCGTCGCGCAGCAGACGGCTGTTATCGAGCAGCTTGGCCGCACGAGCGCCACCGACATGCGCGGCCATGTGCGGATCAGCGCCCCGCCGGCGCTGTCGAGCGTGCTTCTCGCAGAACCTGTCGTCGCCATCCGGCGGGCGCATCCAGGCATCGAGATCACGCTCGTGGGCGAAAAACGGCTCGCCTCGCTGAACCGCCGGGAGGCGGATATCGCGGTGCGGCTGTCGCGGCCGGAAGATGGCGACTATGCCATCACCAAAGTCGGGCAGATGGCCTTCCATCTCTATGCATCGAAGGCCTATCTCGAAACCGTGCCGGAGGCGCAATGGACCTTCATCGGCTATGACGAGGGCATGAACGCCTCGCCGCAGCAACTGCGCCTCTTCGAACGCGCCGCCGGCCGGCCGATCGCGATCCGCTCATCGGTTCTGGAGTTTCAGGCCGCCGCCGCAAGGCTCGGCGGCGGCGTCGTCATGCTGCCGGATTTCGCGGTGCCGGACGGCCTGCAGCGTATCGACGATGAAAATCCTCTGACGCGGGACGTGTGGCTGGTGGTCCACGCCGAGATCAGGGACGTGCCGGCTGTTCGGGTGGTGATGGAGGCGCTGAAGAGCGCCTTTTGAGACGAGCGTTCCAGTTGCTCATGCTTCCTCGCGAGCCGCGGCAAGGCGGACTGCCGCCACAGCTCCCGCCGCTGACGGTGGCACAGCCGAAAGCCGTGGGCTGCGGCGCAAATGCGCTTTCGTTATTTGTTTTCCTCCCAATATTTCTCCCAGAGATCGAGCCTGGGCTTGAGCGGATCGGCGCCAACCTCTGTGCCGTCATTGGTGAAGTCGATGATCTGATCGACGGTCGGATCATGGCGCGGCCATGTCGGTCGTGAGCCTCCATTCGGATTACCCGTCTTTGCAAATTCGACCCAATAGGCACTGGCCAATGCGGCCATAGCCCTGTCAGAGGGCGTAACCTTGTCTTTGACCAGTGCCGCTGGAATGTCGAACGTGTACGGAATTTCGAAGCCGTGCAGAGTGCCTTTCCATTTCGGATCGTTGCGCAAAGCCTCGGCGACATATGAGAAGCGATACCACCATGTCGGCTGCCCGGTGCGGGCCATCTCGTCGGCGAGATGGCGAGATGGTTCGACTAGCGTCTTATCGGCGAGAACCTGCTGCCTCAGTTCATCCAGCGTTTCGCTTCCGGTCGGATCGTAGAGGGTGCGGGCATCGGCTGCGTGGTCTGCGAATAGTCCGAAGAGATCGTCTTTCGTCGCCGCCTCGCCGATACCGAGATCACGATTGTTCGCGCCGACAATGACGGGGACCAGCGCCTGCCGCCCGGCCGCGAATGCGGCTTCCGGCGTTTCGGTCATGAATTTTCCGTCGATGATCGAACCCGAGACGCCGATCACGGGCTTCCCACTCGACATTCCAGCCAGCACCTCGGCAGCCGATGCACCTTCAATCAGCCTTTCGGCCGGCAGGGCGCGAAGCGCCTCGAGTGCTCTGGCGTCGTCGCCATCAATCCCGAGAGATGTCGCATAGTCCACAGCTTGTTCCTCTGCCTCTTTCAAGGCCGTCAACGGCAACACGTGGGAGCGGGCTGTGGGCACACCCGGAGACTGCAGGATAGCGCTTCGGAAAAGCCCCCGTGAAAGTGGCGATATCATATGTGCCATGACGGAGCCGCCGCCGGCCGATTCCCCGAAAATCGTCACCTTCCCGGCATCGCCCCCGAACGCGTCAATGTTCCGCTGTACCCATTGCAGGGCGGCAAGCTGATCCATGTAACCATAATTGCCGACGGGCTCGCCGGGTGTTTCCCTGACCAGCGCGGGATGGGCAAAAAAGCCCAGCCGCCCCATGCGGTAGTTCATGCTGACCACCACAACGCCCTGGGCCGCCAGCGCATCGCCTGGATATTGCAGCGTGTTTCCGTGTGCCAGAGCGCCCCCATAAATCCAGACCATCACCGGTAGCCGGGTTTTGGATCGCTCGGATGGCGTCCAGACGTTCAGGGCGAGACAATCTTCGGATTTCGGCAGGTCATCAGTCTGCATGCAGGACGGACCAAAATCGCGCGCGCTCCTGACACCTTTCCATTCTTGCGCCGGCCGGGGATTGCGCCATCTCAGCTGACCAAGGGGCGGTGCGGCATAAGGGATACCTTTGAAACTGGTAACCACGCCTGATGTTGCGCCCCTCAGCCTCCCGGTTTCGACCTTGACGATGTCGTCGGCCGGAGCTGGTCGAGGCGCGAGCGCGACCGGACAAATTGCCAATGCCAGGAAAAGGAGAAGCTTGCGACTGTGATCGACAAACATTGTATCCTCCACGCGCTGCGGGGCCAGACAGTAGCGAGGCAGGATACTCTCTTGCGGCTGGAGCGAAAGGGTCCGTTCGTCCGTGCCGGGATCAGGCATGTTCCCGCCGTGCGCGTGGTCATGGAGGCGCTGAAGGGCTGACGATCTCGGGGCCAATCCGGTCGGATACTCGATCAGCCGGCAGACTTCGCCGGGTCTTTGCCTGTCCAGTAGTGGGTGGATATGTTGCGGCCATTGTCGAGGAGACGCGCGGCGATCTCGGGATTCCCGCCCTCGAAAGTATCGGGATCGGCGCCGCATAACATCAGGAACAGTTTCTGATGCATCACGGCGGCAAAATAGTCATAGGCCGGCAGCATCTCCCGAGATCCGACAGCCTGCAGCTCTTCGCCGGCCCGGTTCCTGGCGTCCTCGATGGCCTTGCGCACCGTCGCAAACATGGCCTGTTCGGTTCGTCTCAGGATCTCGTTGACCTGCCGTTCGGCAGGGGTGAGGACGGGGCAGCTCTCATCCATGGGGCATATCTCTGCTTCGATCGGTTGATAGGTTTGCCCGGACACCAGTGTTGGGCGGTTTCCCGGCGGCGAAAACAATGCTTCCTAGCAATCTACGCTGCAAGAAGCGCCGTGGAAGAGGCTGGACCGATGAAACCGCCCCTGCCTTGTTTTTGCCACCACCCTGACATGCATTCTTTACAAAGATCGCCTACCATAGGTAAAGCCATGAAGGAAAGGCGATGGGAGGACAGGCGATGAATGAGATGACTGCATCGGAGATGCTGAGGGATCCGCTGATCCGCCAAGTGCTGCGCGCCGACAGGATCAGCCTTGCCTCCTTCGCCACGCTGCTCGATACCGCCAGCCGGCGGCAGGCGCGTGGCCACGAAACCGCTGGTCCGCAGCCTGCGGCTCCGCAGGCCCGGAGCGGCGAGGCTCTTTCCACCGTTTGACGTTCCCCTGCCCGACCAGGGCAACCTTCGGCTCGCCCTAGCCAGGCGGGCTTTTTTCGCCATGCCCTCCAGAGCCAGGCAGCCCGGTGGCGATCGAGGCGACATTGACCATATGCGTGACCGATGTCGGAAATGACTTAGGAATCTCTCGCACGCCAAGATTTACACGCCTAAGCAGAAAGAATACGACGTCCAATGGGAACGCGACTGTCTTCTTCAGTCGGATCGCATTGGGGGCAGAGTAAGCGTGGACATCAACATCACACAGGCTTCTCAGAGAACGTTGCAGCCGCGACTCTTTTGGCGGCGTGCAATCGCCTATCTGATCGACATGACGATTTTTGAAATAGTGCTTGGGGCGGTCATGCTCATCGTTCCATTGAACTTCGAGATACCCCTCTTTCAGAGCACGCAGTGTGAGGTAGTAAGTTCTGGTCCATTGGTGGAAAAAGTCGAGCGCGAATGGCCGCTGAAGTCAGCAGAGACGAGAGTAAACCAAATCTGCCTGACCCGCGAAATTTTGGGCGTGGAGAGGCGGTTCTTCCGGACGACGGTCATCACTGACAATGCCGACGGCGGTTCTGCTTCTTGGCGCTCGGTATCGGTGGCGCTGGATCAAAACGGTGACCCGGTCGAAGGGATAGGGGATATTCTGGGACCGCTGGTCGGCGTTTTCCTTGTATCGCTTGCTTTTTCTTCCTTGAGTTCGAACGGTCGAAGAACGCTAGGCAAAAAGATCCTGGCGATACGGGTGGTCACTGTCGAGGGTACCCCACCGCATTTTCGCAGATCTTTGAAAAGAGAACTCTTGAAGTTTTCACCGTGGATCGCCTTTGTGGGCGTTGACTCAATCGTTGCCGCATCTACCTCGCAAAGCTTTGATACGATGATCCGTTCTGTACCCGACGGCGACGCAACTATCACTATTCAAATAGTGGTGGCTGTAGTCCTGAGCGTGCTCGCGCTGGTGTGGTGGCTCATGCCGCTCATCAGATGGCGAGGCCAGATGTTCTATGATCAACTAACCGGCTGCGCGGTACGCCGTACCTGAGACAAAGTGCGGTCCTGCCCGGACCGGCGAGGCTCTTTCAACCGTTTGATATCCCCTGCTCGACCAGGGCAGAAACCTTCGGTTCGCCCTAGCCAGGCGGGCTTTTTTCAAGCCACCCGCTGGCTCCCGCGCAGCCGGGGCGATGGCTGAAGCGCAAGGATATTCGGACATCGCCTGTCGGATTCCCGCCCGGCCGCTCGTCTTCCAAACGTACAGATCATGGAGAACGATGATGACGATCACCATTACCGCCTTCGAACGCTCGCCCGATCGCGGCAGGGGTCTTGCGCGCGACATGCGCGTTCGCTGGGCGCTCGAAGAAGTCGGCCAGCCCTATGAGGTCCGCCTCGTCTCGTTCAAGGCGATGAGAGAGCCCGCCCATCTGGCGCTTCAGCCTTTCGGGCAGATCCCGACCTATGAGGACGGCGCTCTCGCCCTCTTCGAATCCGGCGCGATCATCCTGCACATCGCCGAGCGCCATCCGGGCCTGCTGCCCGACGATGAAAACGCCCGCGCCCGCGCCATCGCCTGGATCTTCGCCGCCGTCTCGACGATGGAACCCGTCATCGTCGAGCGCGAAACCGCCAGATTCCAGGAGGGCAAGGAGCCCTGGTACGAGGAGCGCCTGGCCTACGTCCACGAGCGCATCCGCAAACGGCTCGGCGAACTCTCAACCCGGCTCGGCGCTGCCGACTGGCTGGACGGCGATTTCAGCGCCGGCGACCTGCAGATGATCTCGGTGCTCTTGAGGCTGGAGGGATCGCCCCTGCTGGATGAATATCCAAACCTCTGCGCCTATATCGCGCGCGGGCAGTCGCGCCCTGCATATAAGCGTGCTTTCGAGGCGCAGAAGGCGGTGTTCCTGGCCATATCGGCTGGCGGGCAATAGTCCTGATAGGGCCAGTGGGCGGCAAAAGGCATGGCCGTTTTGCGTTATGAGCCGCTCGCGTTGCGATATCCGCGAGCGCGGCGCCCTAAAAGAAGAATCGCCCCTCGGCTTCATAGCCTTCTGGTTTTGGATCAGGAATGGCATGAAGCTTTTCCTTCATGTCAGCCCGAAGATAGGTGTCGAATACATAGCGTCTTCCGCGCCCCATAAGGTGCCTGCCCGTTTTCCGCTCGAGCCAGGCGCTGGCGGTCGCGCCGACGAATCTCCGGTACTGGACTCTGTTGGCTAACGGCTTGCTGAGACAGAATGTCTCGCGTTGGTTCCCTGAGGCTTCGGCCTGAGGGTGTTTCGAATGGTCATAGTTCCACCAGACCGAAACACGCAACTCGCCGTAGCTGATGCTCTCCCAGAGCACCACGGACGGATATCCGGCAATACCGGCAAACAGGTGACAATCCTCGTCGGTTGGACCGTTATCGGGCGGGGCAGCAAGGGATATTCCGCCCTGCTTGATCGCCTCGTTCATTCCCAAGACCAGCAATTTCCGGTAGCTGTCCATGAGCCTCTCTCCTGATTAACTGGCAATACCAGTGCATAATTTTGGTTGAGGTGGTGGCAAACGAACGGCCGATCTGGAGGCGCAAAACCGTTCTGAAAGATCAAAAATATGCTGAATCTAAAATCGGGCGGCGCATCCGGCGGATCAACCGGCGTGGCTTTGAAGCAGCCAGCGTGAGCAAACCAAACCTGCCGCCTGCCATCTGCAGGGACAACACCTTCGTCCGCCAAGCGTAAGAACTACCCGAGTGGATCTGGGAGCAGCGAGCCGACAAATCAATATTTTCACTGGTTCAGTCAAAGCGCGTGTGTCAGTGTTTTGCAACCGACAAGGCGCGTCTGGCGGTGAAGGTGGCACATGTCGACAATCGAGGTCCCGGGACTGCTGTCGTTCACCATAGCGATCCTCGTGTTCTTCGCCGGCGCGAATCTCAATCGGCTCATCCCTGCCCTCACCCGCTGGAGCATCCCGGAGGCGGTCACGGGCGGGCTCCTGGCAGCCTTCGTGACGCTCGTCGCCTATGAGTTCTTCGACATCGAGATCAGCTTCGCGCTTGGCGCACGCGACATGCTGCTGCTTTACTTTTTTACCGGCGTCGGCCTGAACGCGCGGGTCTCCGATCTCCTTGCCGGCGGCAAGCCGTTTCTCATCCTGCTGGCCCTCACGCTTGCGTTTCTCGTGATCCAGAACCTCATCTCCATGGGAGCCGGCGCGATGCTCGGTCTTCCGCCGGGCATGGCGATCCTTCTCGGCTCGACCTCGCTGATCGGCGGACACGGCACGACGATTGCCTGGGCTCCGATCGTGTCGAGCCGTTTCGGTCTCACCAATGCTCTCGAAATCGGCATAGCCAGCGCAACGTTCGGCCTGGTCATCGCCAGCCTCATCGGCGGGCCGATCGCACAATATCTGATTACCCGGAATGGCCTGAGCGGCCCCAAGGACGAAGAGTTGACGATCGGCGTGCCGCGGGATGCCGTTGCCGGCCAGGAAGACGATGTCAGTTACATCAGCCTGTTGCGCACGTTGCTGGTCACCAATATTGCAATCATCATCGGCTACGCCCTGCACGAGATCATCCTGGAAGCCGGCATCAATCTGCCGCTCTTCGTCGTCTGTCTGCTGGTCGCCATCGCGATGACGAACAGCATTCCGATCCTGGCGCCGCGCCTGCCCTGGCCGACGCACACCCGCGGTCTGGCGCTCATATCCGATCTCTCGCTGAACGTGTTCCTGGCGATGTCCTTGATGAGCATGCAGTTGTGGGGCCTGAGCGGGCTCGGCCTTTCGCTGGCGATCGTGCTGGCGGTGCAGACGCTTGCTGCCGTCGTCTACATCATCTTCGTCGTGTTTCCGGCCATGGGGCGCAACTACAATGCGGCGGTCATTTCCGCCGGCTTTAGCGGGATTTCGCTCGGCGCTACTCCCACGGCAATCGCCAACATGACGGCGGTCACCAAAATCCACGGAGCAGCGACCGTCGCATTCATCATCCTGCCGCTTGTCTCCGCATTCTTCATCGATCTTGCAAACGCAGCCGTGCTTGGGTTCCTTGTCCGGTGATTGGTCCTGCGCGCTTTGTGCCGTGATGTGAGGAGATCGCAACGGCGGGCTATGCGTAGAACAAAGCTCATCTTGAGCGGGGCCAGCGATGTTGCCGCTGGCACCTTATGATGGCCTGTTGATCAATGCGGGTAGCGACTGGCTGGCAGGATCGACTCGACACGAGACCGGTCGGCGGCCATCGACCAGATTTCCTCGGCAAGTACGTCGGGATCGATTGTCGTCAAGCGCGGATCATCGAGCGGCATGCCACTTGCCGCCGCGACTCGAAGGCCGGTGGAGTTGTCGATCATGGCACCGATGTGGAGCATCCCGGCGAACACGCCGCGCGCCTTGATCTCTTCGTGGAGGCCGAGGATGTAATTGCGCGTGGCGGCAAAGGCCGGGCCTGGGCCGCTCAATCCGGGCATTGGCGTTACCGCCGAAAGACCGTCCGCGACGATGATCGCCCCATTGCCGCGAGCAAGCATACCCGGCAATACCGCACGGACGACTTCGATTGGAGCCAAGGTCAGGATATTGACGAGTTCCTTGAGCAAGGCGGTCGTCAGATCGACAGCCGGAAGCATACGAAAGCTGCCGACAGGCGCGAAAACGGCGGTGTGAATTGGACCCGACTTACCCTCGATCTTTTCCACCAGAGCCGCGATTGCGTCGATCTCATCGAGATCGCCGGGAAAGGCAGTTGCGTCTATGCCCTGCGCCGACAGCTCGGACACCCTCTGGTCAAGAGACTGCGCGTTGCGGGCGACGAGGGCGACGCGGAATCCGGCCTTTCCATAGCGCCTTGCGACGGAAGCACCCAACCCTG
Proteins encoded:
- a CDS encoding SDR family oxidoreductase; its protein translation is MTDQKTIAIFGAGTGLGASVARRYGKAGFRVALVARNAQSLDQRVSELSAQGIDATAFPGDLDEIDAIAALVEKIEGKSGPIHTAVFAPVGSFRMLPAVDLTTALLKELVNILTLAPIEVVRAVLPGMLARGNGAIIVADGLSAVTPMPGLSGPGPAFAATRNYILGLHEEIKARGVFAGMLHIGAMIDNSTGLRVAAASGMPLDDPRLTTIDPDVLAEEIWSMAADRSRVESILPASRYPH
- a CDS encoding glutathione S-transferase family protein, producing the protein MTITITAFERSPDRGRGLARDMRVRWALEEVGQPYEVRLVSFKAMREPAHLALQPFGQIPTYEDGALALFESGAIILHIAERHPGLLPDDENARARAIAWIFAAVSTMEPVIVERETARFQEGKEPWYEERLAYVHERIRKRLGELSTRLGAADWLDGDFSAGDLQMISVLLRLEGSPLLDEYPNLCAYIARGQSRPAYKRAFEAQKAVFLAISAGGQ
- the gltS gene encoding sodium/glutamate symporter, whose amino-acid sequence is MSTIEVPGLLSFTIAILVFFAGANLNRLIPALTRWSIPEAVTGGLLAAFVTLVAYEFFDIEISFALGARDMLLLYFFTGVGLNARVSDLLAGGKPFLILLALTLAFLVIQNLISMGAGAMLGLPPGMAILLGSTSLIGGHGTTIAWAPIVSSRFGLTNALEIGIASATFGLVIASLIGGPIAQYLITRNGLSGPKDEELTIGVPRDAVAGQEDDVSYISLLRTLLVTNIAIIIGYALHEIILEAGINLPLFVVCLLVAIAMTNSIPILAPRLPWPTHTRGLALISDLSLNVFLAMSLMSMQLWGLSGLGLSLAIVLAVQTLAAVVYIIFVVFPAMGRNYNAAVISAGFSGISLGATPTAIANMTAVTKIHGAATVAFIILPLVSAFFIDLANAAVLGFLVR
- a CDS encoding RDD family protein produces the protein MDINITQASQRTLQPRLFWRRAIAYLIDMTIFEIVLGAVMLIVPLNFEIPLFQSTQCEVVSSGPLVEKVEREWPLKSAETRVNQICLTREILGVERRFFRTTVITDNADGGSASWRSVSVALDQNGDPVEGIGDILGPLVGVFLVSLAFSSLSSNGRRTLGKKILAIRVVTVEGTPPHFRRSLKRELLKFSPWIAFVGVDSIVAASTSQSFDTMIRSVPDGDATITIQIVVAVVLSVLALVWWLMPLIRWRGQMFYDQLTGCAVRRT
- a CDS encoding carboxylesterase/lipase family protein, whose protein sequence is MFVDHSRKLLLFLALAICPVALAPRPAPADDIVKVETGRLRGATSGVVTSFKGIPYAAPPLGQLRWRNPRPAQEWKGVRSARDFGPSCMQTDDLPKSEDCLALNVWTPSERSKTRLPVMVWIYGGALAHGNTLQYPGDALAAQGVVVVSMNYRMGRLGFFAHPALVRETPGEPVGNYGYMDQLAALQWVQRNIDAFGGDAGKVTIFGESAGGGSVMAHMISPLSRGLFRSAILQSPGVPTARSHVLPLTALKEAEEQAVDYATSLGIDGDDARALEALRALPAERLIEGASAAEVLAGMSSGKPVIGVSGSIIDGKFMTETPEAAFAAGRQALVPVIVGANNRDLGIGEAATKDDLFGLFADHAADARTLYDPTGSETLDELRQQVLADKTLVEPSRHLADEMARTGQPTWWYRFSYVAEALRNDPKWKGTLHGFEIPYTFDIPAALVKDKVTPSDRAMAALASAYWVEFAKTGNPNGGSRPTWPRHDPTVDQIIDFTNDGTEVGADPLKPRLDLWEKYWEENK